In one window of Kosmotoga pacifica DNA:
- a CDS encoding nucleotidyltransferase — protein sequence MKVLGLIVEYNPFHNGHLYHLQKAKELIEPDVTIAVMSGNFVQRGEPAIIDKYARTEIALEAGIDLVIQLPLVYSIQDAGGFALGSVWTLNLLKVSDIVFGSETNNLRLLKTLADVIVKEPREYIDRLKTHLKSGISFPNARKYALRDYLTMNLPGEDLDVEEAGSSNNILGLEYLVAIEKLKSKIVPHTIKRLGANYNDPQFKGSFSSATAVRGMILKGSKERLSEVLPPFSYEVVLKEIRDKGPVTLESMDKLLMGILRTMDRDDFKRYYGFVEGLDRRFADCSEATGNINDFFECVKTKRFTFTRIKRLVMNLLFKLTDDVVKNSWKYGPQYIRVLGFNEKGREYLSSIKRKLELPLITVPSHGKNLSRIASYEGVTLEIFLQQFSRDLKEAAVHSLFYERGSCNLEYRKRVIYKRS from the coding sequence ATGAAAGTACTCGGCCTCATAGTGGAATACAACCCTTTTCACAATGGGCATCTATACCACCTCCAGAAAGCCAAGGAGTTAATTGAACCCGATGTAACCATTGCTGTAATGAGCGGGAATTTTGTACAGCGGGGAGAGCCGGCGATAATAGATAAGTATGCGAGAACAGAGATAGCACTTGAAGCCGGCATAGATCTTGTCATTCAACTACCTCTTGTATATTCCATACAGGATGCAGGTGGGTTCGCTTTAGGCTCTGTATGGACACTGAACCTCCTGAAGGTCAGTGATATTGTTTTTGGTAGTGAAACGAACAACCTCAGATTGCTCAAGACGCTGGCTGATGTGATCGTAAAGGAACCCAGGGAGTACATCGATAGGTTGAAAACTCATTTAAAAAGTGGTATTTCTTTTCCAAATGCTAGAAAATATGCACTCAGGGATTATCTTACTATGAACCTACCCGGAGAGGATCTCGATGTTGAAGAAGCGGGTAGTTCCAATAACATCCTCGGACTCGAATATCTTGTGGCAATCGAAAAACTCAAGAGTAAAATAGTTCCCCATACTATAAAACGATTGGGAGCTAATTACAATGACCCACAATTTAAAGGTAGTTTTTCAAGCGCCACCGCTGTAAGGGGCATGATTCTGAAGGGCTCTAAAGAGAGGCTCAGCGAGGTGCTACCGCCTTTCAGTTATGAAGTTGTCCTGAAGGAAATAAGGGATAAAGGTCCCGTGACCCTTGAAAGCATGGATAAGTTGCTTATGGGAATCTTACGGACCATGGACAGAGACGATTTCAAGCGCTATTACGGTTTTGTAGAAGGTCTGGATAGACGTTTTGCAGATTGTTCGGAAGCAACAGGGAATATAAATGATTTTTTTGAATGTGTAAAAACAAAAAGGTTCACTTTCACGAGGATAAAGAGGTTAGTTATGAATCTCCTTTTCAAACTCACAGATGATGTAGTTAAAAATTCCTGGAAATACGGACCGCAGTATATTAGAGTTCTCGGTTTCAATGAAAAGGGTAGAGAGTACCTTTCTTCGATAAAAAGGAAACTCGAATTACCTCTTATAACTGTCCCTTCACACGGAAAGAATCTCAGCAGAATCGCTTCATATGAGGGGGTAACACTGGAAATCTTCTTACAGCAGTTCAGTAGAGATTTAAAAGAGGCAGCGGTGCACAGCCTTTTCTATGAACGAGGGTCTTGTAACCTCGAATATAGGAAACGGGTGATATACAAAAGGAGCTGA
- the panD gene encoding aspartate 1-decarboxylase: MFRIMQKSKIHRAVVTQKDLNYEGSITIDEELMELADLYENELVQVVNINNGLRFETYVIKGEKGSGVIGLNGAAARLAEIGDLIIIISYGMYAEGEYDGPKIVKVDKFNKPLDKE; encoded by the coding sequence ATGTTCAGAATAATGCAAAAATCGAAAATACACCGCGCCGTTGTTACTCAAAAGGATTTAAATTACGAGGGCAGTATTACCATAGATGAGGAATTAATGGAGCTCGCCGATCTATATGAAAACGAGCTGGTACAGGTCGTGAACATAAACAATGGGCTCCGTTTCGAAACATATGTCATAAAGGGAGAGAAAGGCAGCGGTGTTATAGGGCTGAATGGAGCCGCCGCAAGATTGGCAGAAATTGGTGATCTCATTATTATTATCTCTTATGGAATGTACGCGGAAGGTGAATATGATGGCCCCAAGATCGTAAAGGTCGATAAGTTCAATAAACCTCTCGATAAAGAATAA